A genomic stretch from Malus domestica chromosome 15, GDT2T_hap1 includes:
- the LOC103425290 gene encoding uncharacterized protein — MANLAKLDFVALDITGKNYLTWVMDAKIHLETANLEETIKEDNNASSQDWANAMIFIRHHLDEGLKSEYLMVEDPLTLYKLKLCGEPITEEDMLEKTFSTFHAFNVLLQQQYRERGFSQYNQLISMLLVAEQNNELLMKNHQSRPIGSAQFPEVNVVSLERNTTSYDNNYKRGRGHKQGRKGKNHDVQLTRFQGIIQAQAFNKQIARKAKLI; from the exons atggcgaacttggcaaaacttgattttgttgccctGGATATTACtgggaagaattaccttacatGGGTAATGGATGCCAAGATTCATCTGGAGACAGCGAATCTTGAAGAAACTATTAAGGAGGATAATAATGCATCCTCTCAAGATTGGGCAAATGCCATGATCTTTATCCGTCACCACCTTGATGAGGGACTGAAGAGTGAGTACCTCATGGTTGAAGATCCACTGACCCTCTATAAG TTGAAGCTCTGTGGAGAACCCATTACTGAGGAAGACATgttggaaaagactttcagcactTTTCATGCCTTCAACGTGCttctgcagcaacaatatagagagCGAGGTTTTTCTCAGTACAACCAGTTGATATCTATGCTCCTTGTAGCTGAGCAAAACAATGAGCttctgatgaagaatcatcagtcCCGCCCTATTGGATCAGCACaattcccagaagtgaatgttgTTTCCCTTGAAAGGAATACCACATCTTATGATaataattacaaacgaggacgtggccacaagcAAGGCCGAAAGGGCAAAAACCATGATGTCCAGTTAACCAGGTTCCAAGGCATAATACAGGCCCAAGCTTTTAACAAGCAAATTGCCAGAAAGGCAAAGCTCATATGA